Proteins encoded in a region of the Nocardia asteroides genome:
- a CDS encoding cytochrome P450: MTEAVIQLPTAGESIFDTYERIRVRGQVVPIELPGAVEAWLAVGHEAVGEVLAGDGTLFSKNARNCPALHDGTIPADWPLRALTDIDHMLNKDGDDHRRLRRAIGQAFTPGRVAALEPRIRQITSELLDELRDHDTEIDLVPHFTTPLPVRVICELFGVPAAEQAQIRRWATTVVAHTSTGDETKAAVEGMLAYLTELLDRKRRAPGDDLTSALLRADVENGLSEEELVQTLWLVIIAGHETTVHLLGNAVIALCTHPGQLAKARAEDRWTDVVEEALRFRSSACVMFNRYALRDVSIAGVDIPAGAIVGWFAGVGRDLRRYPDADVFDIDHDHRDQLAFGHGPHFCLGAPLARLETRIALSALFDTFPRLSLACDPALIPHSPQFITSGPLTLPVLLEPPAN; this comes from the coding sequence ATGACCGAGGCCGTGATCCAGCTGCCCACCGCTGGAGAATCCATCTTCGACACCTATGAGCGAATCCGTGTACGTGGGCAGGTGGTTCCGATCGAACTGCCCGGCGCGGTCGAGGCGTGGCTCGCGGTCGGTCACGAAGCGGTCGGTGAAGTCCTCGCCGGCGACGGCACGCTGTTCAGCAAGAACGCCCGCAACTGCCCCGCGTTGCACGATGGGACCATCCCGGCGGACTGGCCCCTGCGCGCGCTGACCGACATCGACCACATGCTCAACAAGGACGGGGACGATCACCGCCGGTTGCGCAGGGCGATCGGCCAAGCGTTCACCCCCGGCCGAGTGGCCGCGCTGGAACCGCGAATCCGGCAGATCACCAGCGAGCTCCTCGATGAGCTGCGTGATCACGACACCGAGATCGATCTGGTGCCCCACTTCACAACACCCTTACCGGTGCGCGTGATCTGCGAACTGTTCGGTGTGCCCGCGGCCGAACAAGCACAGATCCGGCGCTGGGCCACGACGGTCGTGGCACACACCAGCACAGGGGACGAGACGAAGGCCGCCGTGGAGGGAATGCTGGCCTATCTCACCGAACTTCTCGACCGCAAGCGGCGCGCACCCGGTGACGACCTGACCTCGGCCCTGCTGCGGGCCGACGTCGAGAACGGTTTGAGCGAGGAGGAACTGGTTCAAACGTTGTGGCTGGTGATCATCGCCGGACATGAGACGACAGTGCACTTGCTGGGGAACGCGGTCATCGCGTTGTGCACCCATCCCGGGCAACTCGCCAAAGCCCGCGCCGAGGATCGGTGGACGGATGTGGTGGAGGAGGCACTGCGTTTCCGTTCCTCGGCATGCGTGATGTTCAACCGCTACGCGCTACGGGACGTCAGCATCGCCGGGGTCGACATCCCCGCGGGCGCCATCGTCGGGTGGTTCGCCGGAGTCGGACGGGATCTGCGACGGTATCCCGACGCCGATGTCTTCGACATCGATCACGATCATCGCGACCAACTGGCCTTCGGCCACGGGCCGCACTTCTGCCTCGGCGCGCCGCTGGCACGACTGGAAACCCGAATCGCGCTGTCCGCGCTGTTCGACACGTTCCCGCGCCTGAGCCTCGCATGTGATCCCGCCCTGATCCCGCACAGCCCACAGTTCATCACCAGCGGTCCCCTCACTCTTCCGGTGTTGCTCGAACCTCCCGCGAACTGA
- a CDS encoding alpha/beta hydrolase — protein sequence MHTNIGAARWLADGVAVGLHRRVCPATTLFSTELPERSCHRSRTLHRLADDLNDVLDHFEPGPFILVGHSAGGPIVRLAAARRPDRIAGLILVDPADEAADVLFSRSFRRGERIALGVGTVLTPLGLTKVLFRGHLRDIPADVRRDLRREGFTSGVLRTQRHQARTFLDELATWRDNPPDDGSIPVTVISGGRVGDGMNAAIRAEAIASHAHRAARAHQGRHVIAEHSGHYVPLTEPDLIVREITRMTAPS from the coding sequence ATGCATACGAACATCGGTGCGGCGAGGTGGCTCGCGGACGGTGTAGCCGTTGGGCTTCACCGTCGCGTGTGCCCGGCAACTACCCTGTTCTCGACAGAGCTACCGGAACGCAGTTGCCACCGCAGCCGCACTTTGCATCGCCTGGCCGACGATCTCAACGACGTGCTCGACCACTTCGAGCCGGGACCGTTCATCCTTGTCGGCCACAGTGCCGGCGGCCCGATCGTGCGCCTCGCCGCCGCCCGTCGCCCCGATCGGATCGCAGGCCTGATACTGGTCGACCCCGCCGACGAAGCGGCCGATGTGCTGTTCAGCCGCAGCTTCCGCCGAGGTGAGCGCATCGCGCTCGGTGTCGGAACCGTCCTCACGCCGCTGGGGCTGACCAAAGTGCTGTTTCGAGGGCACCTGCGCGACATCCCGGCCGATGTTCGCCGTGACCTGCGGCGAGAGGGATTCACTTCCGGCGTGCTGCGCACCCAGCGGCACCAGGCCCGGACCTTCCTCGACGAGCTCGCCACCTGGCGCGACAACCCGCCCGACGACGGGTCGATTCCGGTCACCGTCATCTCCGGCGGGCGCGTCGGCGACGGGATGAACGCCGCCATCCGCGCCGAGGCCATCGCCTCCCACGCCCACCGCGCCGCACGAGCGCACCAGGGCCGTCACGTCATCGCCGAACACTCCGGCCACTACGTCCCCCTCACCGAGCCGGACCTGATCGTCCGCGAGATCACCAGGATGACAGCGCCGTCGTAG
- a CDS encoding alpha/beta hydrolase gives MRTKIRFPRSALALAATMTALFAPTVPVANAWEPPRSDLPSRYLTGVESRYAETDLARFHYTVSGSGSPVVLIAGGGLWGYSWREVAPALALRHTVYVVDLPSQGYTESRSAEFAFDLPAMADAIASFLDAVGLHRAALVGHSWGGAWSLYFAEQHPERVERLVLLDSPGLDAEKAPITPLFQTPVIGELTTDLMTRSLYAESIRGTFTHQELVTDELIDEFYEPFSRPANRDGFLTLWRNLDYRRTDAGLHQVSAPTLVLWGGDDQWLPSSQATRLADRIPHAEAVILPGCGHTVHEDCPAAAIPRITTFLN, from the coding sequence ATGCGAACCAAGATCCGGTTCCCCCGCTCGGCCCTTGCCCTCGCCGCCACCATGACCGCGCTGTTCGCGCCGACTGTTCCGGTCGCAAACGCCTGGGAGCCGCCGAGGTCGGACCTGCCCTCCCGATACCTGACGGGTGTCGAATCACGATATGCCGAAACCGATCTCGCTCGATTCCACTACACGGTTTCCGGTAGCGGATCGCCCGTCGTACTGATCGCCGGTGGCGGCTTGTGGGGCTACTCCTGGCGAGAGGTGGCCCCCGCGCTCGCCCTGCGGCACACCGTCTACGTAGTGGACCTGCCCAGCCAGGGCTACACCGAATCACGCAGCGCCGAGTTCGCCTTCGACCTGCCCGCCATGGCGGACGCCATCGCGAGCTTCCTCGACGCCGTCGGCTTGCATCGCGCCGCGCTGGTCGGGCACTCCTGGGGTGGAGCCTGGAGCCTGTACTTCGCCGAACAGCATCCCGAACGCGTCGAGCGGCTGGTGCTCTTGGATTCCCCCGGGCTGGACGCCGAGAAGGCGCCGATCACACCCTTGTTCCAAACCCCGGTGATCGGTGAACTGACCACCGACCTCATGACCCGGTCGCTCTACGCCGAGAGCATCCGCGGTACGTTCACCCACCAGGAGCTCGTCACCGACGAACTGATCGATGAGTTCTACGAGCCGTTCTCGCGGCCCGCCAACCGCGACGGTTTCCTGACCCTGTGGCGAAATCTCGACTACCGCCGCACCGACGCCGGACTGCACCAGGTGAGCGCACCCACCCTGGTGCTCTGGGGCGGCGACGACCAATGGCTGCCGTCCTCCCAGGCGACCCGACTGGCCGACCGAATCCCCCATGCCGAAGCGGTTATCCTCCCCGGCTGCGGCCACACCGTGCACGAGGACTGTCCCGCCGCGGCGATCCCCCGGATCACGACCTTCCTGAACTGA